Proteins encoded by one window of Toxotes jaculatrix isolate fToxJac2 chromosome 22, fToxJac2.pri, whole genome shotgun sequence:
- the LOC121176591 gene encoding transmembrane protein 229A, which translates to MAGRWRDGTRSRSGDPAGGLNTTRTPRQEEPSGGTEDAAESLRELPRWMRLYFYGMHGVTLDVLLSSLQGVLNYRDPKLVGFSSPYLCIMHSLTHFALEKIYSQKRCFRGRPVVFHLVFYPSVFIGLQILIGNINTLTEQVKVVSGTQLAVHYILALYFAQVFHRGLSRLQYHPSCPTDLLSKPGPEDSGHNRASPQGLPGFVRFLFFGMHGFLDEVLFTSIFNLVEKSDRTLSGHTSLWSFLMYGSCSFVVEKLYLHLHFSRGWGTWQRLPIYICFIYTWEFSWGLALRQFDACSWDYSHYPHNFMGLITLLYLPGWVCLSLYQDVLSNVLLRIKCTKEVNDVSGENGEVNGQLEAKKKLL; encoded by the coding sequence atGGCCGGTCGGTGGCGAGACGGTACTCGCAGCCGTTCAGGAGACCCCGCCGGGGGCCTAAACACGACGCGAACGCCCCGCCAAGAAGAACCGTCTGGGGGCACCGAGGACGCGGCGGAGTCGCTGCGGGAGCTGCCGCGGTGGATGCGGCTTTACTTCTACGGGATGCACGGCGTGACTCTGGATGTCCTGCTGTCATCGTTACAGGGGGTTTTAAATTATCGGGATCCTAAACTGGTGGGGTTCTCCTCTCCGTATCTCTGCATCATGCATTCGCTGACCCACTTTGCGCTTGAGAAGATCTACTCACAGAAGAGATGTTTCCGAGGTCGGCCTGTGGTGTTTCATCTTGTTTTCTATCCGTCTGTCTTCATCGGGCTGCAGATCCTGATCGGGAACATTAACACTCTGACCGAGCAGGTGAAGGTAGTATCAGGGACGCAGCTGGCGGTGCACTACATCTTGGCTCTCTACTTCGCCCAGGTGTTTCACAGAGGGCTGTCGAGGTTGCAGTATCACCCCTCATGTCCCACCGACCTCCTGAGCAAACCCGGCCCGGAGGACAGCGGTCACAATCGTGCGAGTCCTCAGGGTCTCCCCGGCTTTGTGCGGTTCTTGTTTTTCGGGATGCACGGCTTTCTGGACGAGGTGCTTTTCACCTCTATATTCAACCTGGTTGAGAAGTCGGACCGGACCCTGAGCGGTCACACGTCCCTGTGGTCTTTCCTGATGTACGGCAGCTGCAGCTTCGTGGTGGAAAAGCTCTACCTCCACCTGCACTTCAGCAGAGGCTGGGGGACGTGGCAGCGGCTCCCCATCTACATCTGCTTCATCTACACCTGGGAGTTCTCCTGGGGCCTGGCCCTGAGGCAGTTTGACGCCTGCTCGTGGGACTACTCCCATTATCCTCACAACTTCATGGGACTCATCACCCTCCTCTACCTGCCTGGCTGGGTCTGTCTCAGCCTGTACCAGGACGTGCTGTCTAATGTCCTGCTGAGGATCAAGTGCACCAAAGAAGTAAACGATGTGAGTGGGGAGAATGGAGAGGTCAATGGACAGCTggaggcaaagaaaaaactactctga
- the LOC121176347 gene encoding hyaluronidase PH-20-like, which yields MNKARADINYYIPSKTSRGLAVIDWEEWRPLWDRNWGTKRIYQTLSVAHVLQTNRSLTLQQATEKAKQQFQLAARSLMSRMVAMGRAMRPNYLWGFYLFPNCYNYGWLDPDYTGQCSKEVREQNDELLWLWESSTALYPSVYLQASLADNPRAALMVRNRVQEALRVSALPRQSGTAPVFVYTRPVFIDQNRHFLSQGDLVSTIGESAAVGASGAVLWGASADYDDQASCESLASYLSSTLNPYITNVTAATQLCSNFLCQGNGRCVRKNYNSNHYLHLNPENFRVVHVKNRYLVLGRPTLADLKTLSRRFTCQCYKGLSCTPRTYSELAKALIFSVKQGLHQKAHSLNKAVLDDPQQASITKDNIKKNLKV from the exons ATGAACAAGGCCAGAGCTGATATTAACTACTACATCCCATCCAA GACAAGCCGAGGTTTGGCCGTTATAGACTGGGAGGAATGGCGCCCCCTATGGGACAGAAACTGGGGCACTAAGAGAATCTACCAGACTTTATCTGTGGCCCATGTTCTGCAGACTAACCGCTCCCTCACACTGCAGCAGGCCACAGAAAAAGCCAAACAACAGTTTCAG CTGGCAGCCAGAAGTTTGATGTCAAGGATGGTGGCAATGGGCAGAGCTATGAGACCCAACTATCTCTGGGGTTTCTACCTGTTTCCTAACTGCTATAACTATGGCTGGTTGGACCCAGACTACACAGGCCAGTGCTCCAAGGAGGTGAGGGAGCAGAATGATGAGCTACTGTGGCTGTGGGAGTCCAGCACTGCCCTCTACCCCTCTGTGTATTTGCAG GCCTCTTTGGCAGACAATCCTCGAGCCGCCCTTATGGTGAGAAACCGTGTCCAGGAAGCTTTGAGAGTGTCCGCCCTGCCAAGACAGAGTGGCACAGCACCCGTGTTTGTTTATACGCGACCTGTTTTCATTGATCAGAACCGACACTTCCTCAGTCAG GGGGACTTGGTCAGCACCATTGGGGAGAGTGCAGCAGTGGGAGCATCTGGTGCTGTGCTGTGGGGGGCCAGTGCTGACTATGATGACCAG GCATCCTGTGAATCCCTCGCATCCtacctctcctccaccctcaaCCCTTACATCACCAATGTCACCGCAGCCACCCAGCTCTGCAGCAACTTCCTGTGCCAGGGGAACGGCCGCTGTGTCCGCAAAAACTACAACTCCAATCACTACCTCCACCTAAACCCTGAGAATTTCAGGGTCGTGCATGTTAAGAACCGCTACCTTGTTCTAGGGAGACCTACCTTAGCAGACCTGAAGACTTTGAGCAGGAGATTTACCTGCCAATGCTACAAAGGATTGAGCTGCACTCCCAGGACATACAGTGAGCTTGCCAAAGCCCTGATATTTAGTGTAAAACAGGGGCTGCACCAAAAAGCCCATTCCTTGAATAAAGCTGTGTTGGATGATCCACAACAAGCTAGTATCACTAAGGACAATATTAAAAAGAACTTGAAAGTTTAG